The segment ACCATGATGCTAGCAGGCTGCTTCGGGCCAGCCGATGCCGGGGGTATGCGTGTTGCTTGCCCGTGACGATGAAGAAGGAAGGCCAAGTCGTTCAGGGCTCGGAAGCAGGGCCGGGGGGTGGACAGGTCCAGCTGTTTGTGGCGCAGCGGCACCTTCCGCTCCCGAGCCAGTTCGGTCAGCAGCTTGAGAAAGAAGCTGATGGTCATGGTCTTGCCCGTGCCGGTCTTGCCCCAGATACCCAGGTGTACCGGGTGGTCGCCCCGGAAGATGGGGGCAAAGTGGCAGCTGATCTCGCGGATCTCGCGGTCGCGGACGTTGGCGTTGAAAACCTCCTCCAGCACCGCCAGCTGCTCCGAGCGGATAAGCTGCTCACCTGATGAGCCGGCCAACGGAACGGCTATTCAAATGACAAGGGATCTGTCAGCCGAAAAGGTGGCGTCGAGACCATGAAGAGCAGCCATCTCCAAAGGCCTTTCTGGCGTAGGAACACCCCCGTTGAGCACGGTTCGGTCGCGACAGAATGGCTGATTCCGTTGACACTGTAATTCGTCTTGTTTTTATTTTGGCGCCGAGCTGGGGGAGCGCGGTACAATGACGGCATACTGCTCGACGGCACTGCCGAGCAAGGTCGCATGGGAAGAGGGGCAAGAACGCGCTCTCATTCCGGAGGCCGCCGCCCGTGTGGTCGCGGCGTCGCACCTAACTAGCGTTAAGGGGGGCGTGAAGAGGAGCAAGCCGTGCCGGGGAGACTCTACCTCCGCCTTGTCATGTTCGCGATCGCCATTGTCATTTCGGCCCCTTGGGCATCCGCCGCTGGCGGCTTCACCTACCCGGGCCGGGTCACGAATGGCGACGCACCGATCACGGGCTCGTGCGATCTCACGTTCACGCTCTGGGATACCGCGGGTTCAGGGAGCCCGTCGACCGGCGGGAACCCGATCGGCTACCTCGGCTCGAACGCGATGACGTTCCGTGTCAACGGCTCGGAGCGGATACGGATCGCCTCGGACGGATCGCTGGGCGTCGGTATCAGCAGCCCGAATACGAAGGTCTCCTGGCAGGTAAACGGCATCCGGCAGGACCCCTGGGCGAACGCGAACCGCATCCCGGCCGACGAGGCCAAGCCGGCCGACGAAAGGGGCGCCTATATGCACCCCGAGGCGTACGGCCAGCCCGAATCGAAGGGCATCGAAGCGAGGCACATGCCCGATCGTGCGGCTCACAAGCCGCAGGATGCGTCACGGAAGTAGAAACATCACCCGCTGAGTGTTCGCATGGCGGAAGAGGAGAATGATCATGAAACGCCGAGTGAGAATCGTGAGTTCTGTTGTAGCAGCGACGAGCGCCTTGGCCGCCGCCGCGATCGCGCAGGCCGCGACCCCCGTGGGCAGCGCGTTCACGTACCAGGGCCAGCTGAAGAAGGACGGCGTGCCCGTCAACGAGAACGCGGAGTTCCAGTTCTCGCTGTGGGATGCGTGGACGGGCGGCACGCAGATCGGGTTGACATTGACCCGGACCGATCCGGTGACCAATGGGCTGTTCAGCAGCTGGCTGGACTTCGGAAAGTCGGCACTCGACGGGAACAACCGCTACCTCGAGATCGCCGTGCGGGTTCCTCCCGGGAGCGGTAGTTGGACCACGCTGAGTTCGCGACAGCCGCTCCTGGCCACTCCGTACGCGCAGTACACACTGAAGGCCGAGGACCTCGTTTTGCCCTTTTCGGGCAGCACGGCCGAATGGGACGATGCCTTCACGGTCACGCATACGCGGGCGAGCAGTGACGCGGCCGCGATCGTCGGAACCCATGATACGACCGTTCACCGAGGAGTCGGTGTGAAGGGGATCGGGGGAATGACGGGTGTGGCTGGCGTATGCTACGCTGGGAACGACAGTCCGCTCGCCCTGTACTACGGCGTGTCCGCCTCCTGCACCGGTGGAAACGCAAATAACTATGCGGTCAACGCCTTGTCCCGATCGTCGAACACGGCTCTCGGTGTCTTTGCCGACGCTGACGCGGACACCGACGAGGCTGCCGGCGGCTATCTCATCGGCCGCAGCTCGGGCGCGGCGTCCGTGTATGGCGTCCACGGCGTGGCCCTGGCCGGCGGCACCGGAAACCGGTACGGCGTCTGCGGCGAGGCCGACGGCAGCGCCGTCGTGTACGGCGGCTACTTCACCGGAGAAAGCTCGAGTGACCGCACCTACGGCATTCGCGCCAGTGCCGCCGGCACCGGGAGCGGCATCAACTACGGCGCCGTGGCCCGGGCCGAAGGAGCCGGCACCGGGACCAAGTACGGCCTCTATGCGATTGCGACCGGGGACGGTACGGAAACCAAGTACGGGGTATACGGCGACGTCAGCGGCGGCGGCACGAAGTACGCGGGTTACTTCAAGGGCAATCTGACGGCCACCGGCACCAAGTCATTCCAGATCGATCACCCCCTCGACCCGGAGAACTCCCTTCTCAACCACTACTGCGCCGAGGGCCCCGAACCCCTGAACGTGTACGGCGGCACGATCGTGCTGGACGCGGGGGGCACCGCGCAGGTGAAGTTGCCGGCCTACTTCGAAGCGATCAACCGCGACTTTCGCTACCAGTTGACGCCGATCGGCGCGCCGATGCCGAACCTGCACGTCGCGAGCGAGATCGAGAAGAACAGCTTCACGATCGGCGGCGGTAAGCCGGATGGGAAGGTCTCGTGGGAGGTCAAGGGCGTTCGCAACGACGCCTACGTGCGCCAACGCGGCACCCTCGTGGAGCAGGCCAAGCCCCCGGGGCAGCGCGGCAAGTACCTGCACCCCGAACTCCTCGGCAAGTCGCCGCGGGAGGCGATCCACCCGATCTCGGAGCCCACGGATTGAAGCCCTGATGACCCGCGAGTTTCGTTACCGCAAGCGAAGTCGGCGCGCGAAGAACGGAATCGGCGAGGAGAAACAACCATGCAATGGGACTCTGGTGCGTTGCGTTCTCGGACAACACAGAAGTGGCTGATCGCGTGCGTCGTCGCATCCACGGCGGCGCCGGTCCTCGCCCAGGTCGGCGTCGGGTTCGACCTGACGTGGAACACGTTCGACGGCGGCGGCGTCATGTGGAGCGTCGGGGGAACCTACTCGCTGGGTGGTACGATCGGCCAGCCCGATGCCGCACTCCTACCCATGACCGGCGGAAGCTTCTCATTGTCCGGCGGATTCTGGCAAAGCCCAGGTCCGGCGTGCAGCAGTTTCGCGCCGGCGGACTTCGACCAGGACTGCGATGTGGACAGCGACGACCTTACCGCCTTGGCAGCCTGTGTCTCAGGACCAGCGCTTGGGTCATCATCAGGGTGTACGGGTAAGGACCTCGACCACGATACCGATGTGGACCAAGCCGATTTCGGCTTGTTCCAGCGGTGCTACACGGGTGCAGGCATCCCAGCCAATCCAAACTGCGCCAATTGACGATTTTGGGTATCGAAAAGGCTGAGTGGCTCACCAAAGACAGTGGCTGACAGCAGCGCTCTGCCGATGGAGCGGGCGTTCAAATGACAAAACGCAACGCGGGGCGGCGGTGTGGCCCCAGTGATGGGGGGGTCGAGTTCCGGGGCAGGCGGCTTCACATGGCCTTATAGCGTGGGCCACCGCCGCCCTCGGGCGCGGTCCAGTGGATGTTGTCCAGGGGGCACTTGCGCTGGCAGGTCTTGCAGTGCAGGCAGTTAGAGGCATTGACGGGCGAAAGGTGGCCCTGGATGCACTCGTAGACGCCGGCCGGGCAGAAGGTGACGCAGGGCTGGCCGAACTCGGGGCGGCATCGGTTCGCGCAGAGCGAGGCGTCGCGGATCCGGAGGTGGCAGGGCTGGTCCTCGCGGTGGTGGGTGTGCGCCAGGGCGATGAAGGTCATCTTGTCAAATTCCTTGTTGCCCTTATAGCGGTAGTGCTTGCCGGTCATGGTCTGGCTGTCGCGTTCGATCTGGTACTCGGGCAGCTTGCTCGAGAAGACGGACAGGGGCAGGCCCAGGGTGTTGCCAAAGCGGGAGATGGTGTGGCGGAAGTTGCGGGCCAGCTTCATCTCGCGGAAGACGGGCGACTCGCCGACCATCTCGGTGTACTTCTGGGCGGTCTTGTCGGGGGTTTTGAGCGACTGGGCAGCAGCCTGGCCGGCGAGGATGCCGGTGTCGATGGCGTTGTGCAGGCCCTTGATCTTGAGCATGTTGACGAAGCCGGCGGAGTCGCCCACGACGAGCACGTTCGACTTGCCGATGGAGCCCGTGGCCGGATCGCGCGGGATGGCGCGGTCGCCGCCCTCGGGGATCATCTTGGCGCCGGCCTCGATGACCTTGCCGTCCTTGATGTACTTGTGGATGGCGGGGTGGTTCTTGAAGTGGGTCAGGGCGTCCTGGGGATTGAAGTCCTTTTCGCGCCAGTCGAGGCCGACGATCATGCCCACGGCGATGGAGTTGTCGCCGAAGGAGTAGGCGATGCCGCCGCCGAACATGCTGGGGCCGACCAACGGTGTCCAGAGGGGGTAGCCCATGGCGTGGATGACGCGGTGATCGCCGAAGCGGGCGTACTGATCGGGCGAGACGCGGATGAGTTCCTTGACGCCGACGGAGTAGAGGGGCACGCCGGCGCGCTGGAGGCCGGCGAGCTGGACGAACTGCTCGGTGAGGAGTCCATCGCAGCCCTCGGCCAGGATGATGACGTCAGCCTCGACCGTTTCCTCGGGGAGGTAGTTGGGCTGGGGGTGTCCCTCGCGGTCGAGGCCCAGGGCGATGAGGCGGACGCCGGTCGCGCGAGCCTTCGCGGCATCCCAATCGATGCCGACGGCGGCGAAGCCGTTGTAGACCTCGATGCCCAGCTCGCGGGCGATCCGACCCAGCCAGCGCGTCAGCTTGGAGACGGAGATGATGTAGTCGCCCTGGTGGGACATCTGGGCCAGGCTCAGGTTGAGCGCCTTGGCCAGCCGGATGAAGGCGGTGATGGGCAACGTCAGGTGCCGGCCGCTGAGGAACAGGATCTGGTCGTGGTCGATGCGGTGGGTCAGGAGCTGGTCGGCCTCGGGCATTTCTCTCCAGTTGAGGCCGGTC is part of the Phycisphaerae bacterium genome and harbors:
- a CDS encoding FAD-dependent oxidoreductase, producing the protein MSGNNGFHKTPVLIVGAGPAGLAAAIALKKARPETDVCVIDKAAELGNHNLSGAVIEAQAVHRLLNMTGLNWREMPEADQLLTHRIDHDQILFLSGRHLTLPITAFIRLAKALNLSLAQMSHQGDYIISVSKLTRWLGRIARELGIEVYNGFAAVGIDWDAAKARATGVRLIALGLDREGHPQPNYLPEETVEADVIILAEGCDGLLTEQFVQLAGLQRAGVPLYSVGVKELIRVSPDQYARFGDHRVIHAMGYPLWTPLVGPSMFGGGIAYSFGDNSIAVGMIVGLDWREKDFNPQDALTHFKNHPAIHKYIKDGKVIEAGAKMIPEGGDRAIPRDPATGSIGKSNVLVVGDSAGFVNMLKIKGLHNAIDTGILAGQAAAQSLKTPDKTAQKYTEMVGESPVFREMKLARNFRHTISRFGNTLGLPLSVFSSKLPEYQIERDSQTMTGKHYRYKGNKEFDKMTFIALAHTHHREDQPCHLRIRDASLCANRCRPEFGQPCVTFCPAGVYECIQGHLSPVNASNCLHCKTCQRKCPLDNIHWTAPEGGGGPRYKAM